The Maniola hyperantus chromosome 2, iAphHyp1.2, whole genome shotgun sequence genome includes a region encoding these proteins:
- the tous gene encoding LOW QUALITY PROTEIN: cilia- and flagella-associated protein 57 (The sequence of the model RefSeq protein was modified relative to this genomic sequence to represent the inferred CDS: inserted 4 bases in 4 codons; deleted 3 bases in 2 codons; substituted 1 base at 1 genomic stop codon) gives MATNTPPNISARIFYGLRTDIKQNAHYMTDSEIIYPAGGVIVIHNHIQKKQKFIRLQDKHKPIKSIILAPNRRWLALNEIAEEGQKPIITIYDLTTYKRRKILTVPFENSTAREFACVQFTFDSKYLVAITGEPDWYLYYYNWDKGKVESHAKAQNPSGQGTVESVQCNPSDATLVVITGPYTFRIMNVAETVWRQWGWCKAENINITTCMWLTPDRIMFGTANGVIMMVENGELRQNCIFRGLDVTEMSLKKVDVEAAESEKTSTSTGDGTSSEQGIIVAESYPVEHFTNFSKGFAYACGQGYVHMFEKETPHHWRKRNVYRIWKKSYKHTREHPLWSPLDAIQHITIDPNQETLLITTLRKQLYYVKLFGQHMLQNPEIAFLELGPAMHYGRINSLSMCAWKPIFMTSGEEDKSIRVWNYMTDDVELIKLYQEEIHCVSLHPTGLFAIVGFSDKLRFMVVLIDDFEVMREFPIRNCKRARFSTNGHLFAAVNGQIIQVFSSVSFQNVYNLKGHNGKITSLAWSANDLTLVSCGTEGAVYEWNMSSGQRVGEVILKTNQFNACAVNSNGKTTYGVGTDGEIKEIGSNSIRRNLGLIGCALDTIVLSRSDLMLFITGGEGGVAAVQLPLLDKAIFNEFHMHNKKVIGIALSYDDQTLVSVAEDSSICLWRLTNADGRAIALDKDFAYSKEILISKKDLKEKINSINLLSTRMSELETEHTYQLRQAEATQAEKLKEVHEGYCAAIEELKEKNEQMENEHTHEIGMIQQDIAKLRSGHERTLQALEADFNIRLISEYDRYQSLEDKTARMRKEYEQRLEDLAESKRQALRQLNDMFEAKLEEKDILLQELQEQAEMEKREHETIKSSIEEDADREIIEIRTAYEVQVKEEKDANVRLKGETGLMKKKLISAHKEIDEFKHQVSQLKKPFVAEHKQFQKXISTLERDVTDLKKEISERDGTIKTKKRGIYELKRKKQELEKYKXVLNFKITELKNQVNRPKERTIRELKVQIDDMENEELKLLNIKHELELKINQLNEKLSSAKKDFLHEANRNLTLKNTLKKIKIDLHNMTANFQDPTQLKLSVKTLFQKXVDDMDLLRDGVAEDEAIREFXRQREHLEKQVAGLRGQLSKSLGGSKSDIRKIMDENCTLLGEXNNLRVELKSTRTRCFQMESILGLSARYIPPSTARAKLKHVTEDREKLDEKFKQNIEEREEIIVALKEENERLLGKVRCLDEEAPGISLPQFNTGYSRSPHFSIEYAPIQDDNAGDARTEDHPCDPIP, from the exons ATGGCTACGAATACACCGCCTAATATATCTGCAAGAATTTTCTATGGCTTACGAACGGATATTAA ACAAAACGCTCATTACATGACCGACTCTGAGATCATCTATCCAGCGGGCGGGGTTATAGTGATCCACAACCATATTCAAAAGAAACAGAAGTTTATCAGGCTCCAAGACAAACATAAGCCGATTAAGTCAATAATATTGGCGCCAAACAG ACGTTGGCTTGCTTTGAACGAAATCGCAGAAGAGGGTCAAAAGCCTATAATAACCATATACGACCTGACGACTTACAAGAGACGTAAAATATTAACCGTGccatttgaaaattcaacggcCAGAGAGTTTGCGTGCGTCCAATTTACGTTCGATTCCAAATACTTAGTGGCGATAACTGGAGAACCGGACTGgtatttgtattattataactgGGATAAAGGCAAAGTCGAGAGTCACGCTAAAGCTCAAAATCCCAGCGGCCAGGGAACTGTTGAAAGC GTGCAATGTAATCCTTCGGATGCAACTCTTGTGGTTATAACAGGCCCGTATACTTTTCGGATTATGAACGTTGCAGAAACTGTATGGCGACAATGGGGTTGGTGTAAGGCTGAAAAT ataaATATAACAACTTGCATGTGGTTGACTCCCGACCGGATTATGTTTGGGACGGCTAACGGAGTCATCATGATGGTAGAAAACGGTGAACTACGACAGAATTGCATTTTTCGAGGTCTTGATGTTACAGAAATGTCCCTCAAAAAAGTCGACGTCGA ggCCGCAGAAAGTGAAAAGACCAGCACATCTACCGGAGATGGAACTAGCAGCGAACAAGGCATTATTGTAGCAGAAAGTTATCCCGTTGAACATTTCACGAATTTCTCTAAAG gaTTTGCATACGCTTGTGGCCAAGGATATGTTCATATGTTTGAGAAAGAAACACCTCATCACTGGCGTAAAAGGAATGTTTACAGAATTTGGAAAAAGTCATACAA aCATACTCGAGAACATCCACTATGGTCACCTCTTGACGCTATCCAACATATTACAATAGATCCAAATCAGGAGACACTTCTTATAACTACTCTCAGAAAGCAACTGTACTATGTCAAACTATTTGGACAGCACATGCTTCAG AATCCAGAAATTGCGTTTTTAGAACTTGGACCCGCAATGCATTATGGTCGTATTAACTCGTTATCGATGTGCGCTTGGAAACCTATATTTATGACTTCAGGCGAAGAAGACAAAAGCATTAGGGTATGGAATTACATGACCGACGATGTGGAATTGATTAAATTGTATCAAGAGGAGATACATTGTGTGTCCTTACATCCAACTG GACTTTTTGCTATCGTGGGGTTTTCAGACAAGTTACGTTTTATGGTGGTATTAATTGATGACTTCGAAGTTATGCGAGAATTCCCGATACGCAATTGCAAGCGCGCAAGATTTAGTACTAATGGTCACCTCTTTGCAGCTGTGAATGGTCAAATTATACAAGTGTTTTCCTCTGTATCTTTCCAAAATGTTTATAATTTAAAGGGTCATAATGGAAAA ATAACCAGTTTAGCGTGGTCTGCCAATGATTTGACTTTGGTATCCTGTGGCACGGAGGGAGCCGTATATGAATGGAACATGTCTTCTGGACAAAGAGTTGGCGAAGTTATACTTAAAACAAACCAGTTTAACGCCTGTGCTGTAAATAG CAACGGGAAAACCACGTACGGTGTGGGCACCGACGGAGAAATCAAGGAAATCGGTTCCAATTCTATTCGCCGAAATTTAGGATTGATTGGATGCGCTCTTGATACAATCGTGTTATCTCGCTCGGATTTGATGTTATTTATTACCGGTGGTGAAGGTGGAGTTGCTGCAGTCCAATTACCTTTGCTGGACAAGGCTATCTTTAACGAATTTCATATgcataacaaaaaagttataggcATCGCTTTGTCTTACGATGATCAAACTTTAGTATCAGTAGCCGAAGATTCTTCTATATGCTTATGGAGACTGACTAATGCCGATGGGCGAGCTATTGCATTGGATAAAGATTTTGCATATTCTAAAGAGATTTTGATAAGCAAGAAGGATTTAAAAGAGAAAATTAATAGTATAAAT TTGCTGAGCACAAGGATGAGTGAACTGGAAACTGAACACACTTATCAACTTCGCCAAGCAGAAGCTACACAAgccgaaaaattaaaagaagtgCATGAGGGTTATTGTGCAGCGATTGAAGAACTTAAGGAAAAGAACGAG caaATGGAAAACGAGCACACTCACGAGATAGGAATGATACAACAAGATATAGCGAAATTAAGATCTGGTCATGAAAGAACTTTGCAGGCTTTAGAAGCAGATTTTAACATCAGACTTATCAGCGAATATGATAGGTATCAG AGTTTGGAAGATAAAACAGCCCGGATGAGGAAAGAATATGAACAAAGATTAGAAGACTTGGCAGAGAGCAAAAGACAAGCACTAAGACAATTGAATGACATGTTTGAAGCAAAGCTGGAAGAAAAAGACATCTTGCTTCAAG AGTTACAAGAACAAGCGGAAATGGAAAAAAGAGAGCACGAAACGATCAAGTCTTCCATAGAAGAAGACGCAGATCGTGAAATTATAGAAATAAGAACAGCC TACGAAGTTCAAGTGAAAGAAGAAAAAGATGCTAACGTAAGATTGAAAGGGGAGACGGGTCTTATGAAAAAGAAGCTGATATCAGCACACAAAGAAATCGATGAATTTAAGCATCAAGTATCACAACTTAAG AAACCTTTTGTAGCTGAACATAAACAGTTCCAAA TTATTTCCACACTGGAACGAGATGTAACCGATCTAAAGAAAGAAATATCCGAAAGAGATGGCACGATCAAGACAAAGAAAAGAGGAATATACGAACTAAAGCGTAAGAAGCAAGAATTAGAAAAGTATA TCGTATTAAACTTCAAAATAACGGAATTAAAAAATCAGGTAA ATCGACCCAAAGAGCGGACTATACGTGAGTTGAAGGTTCAAATAGATGATATGGAGAACGAAGAACTTAAATTATTGAATATAAAACATGAACTCG AACTCAAGATCAATCAGTTGAATGAAAAACTTTCATCagctaaaaaagattttctgcATGAAGCAAATCGGAACTTAACTTTGAAAAAtacgttaaaaaaaataaaaatcgactTACATAATATGACCGCAAACTTTCAAGATCCTACACAGTTAAAACTTAGCGTGAAG ACACTGTTCCAAAAATAGGTGGACGATATGGACTTGTTGCGC GACGGAGTAGCTGAAGACGAGGCTATTAGAGAGT ATCGACAACGGGAACACCTCGAAAAGCAAGTGGCAGGACTTAGAGGGCAACTATCAAAGTCTCTGGGTGGCTCCAAAAGTGATATTAGAAAGATTATGGAT GAGAACTGCACTTTACTAGGGG ATAACAACTTGAGGGTTGAGTTGAAGTCAACAAGGACTCGGTGCTTCCAAATGGAGTCCATACTCGGTCTTTCAGCGCGCTATATTCCGCCAAGCACAGCGCGCGCCAAACTTAAACATGTCACCGAGGATCGTGAAAAACTTGATGAGAAGTTCAAACAGAACATTGAG GAGAGAGAAGAAATAATTGTTGCTCTCAAAGAAGAAAATGAGCGTCTACTGGGTAAGGTCAGATGTTTGGATGAGGAGGCTCCTGGTATATCACTACCCCAATTTAATACAGGATACTCAAGGAGCCCACATTTTAGTATCGAATATGCACCGATACAAGATGATAATGCCGGTGATGCACGGACCGAAGACCATCCGTGTGACCCAATTCCGTGA
- the Sc2 gene encoding probable very-long-chain enoyl-CoA reductase art-1, with amino-acid sequence MEIEILSTSGSKPLGKIRVNEDATIKNVKEKIHQSLKTSLYPDRQSIKQEAKGRSLKDETTLKSLNIDDGAKLYLQDLGPQISWKNVFLAEYAGPLFVYLWAYQRPWILYGNVTSSPGTVASLAAICWSVHYGKRLFETMFVHRFSHGTMPLRNLFKNCAYYWLFTLYIAYHINHPLFTEPCNVCVYVGLAGFAICELGNFSIHILLKNLRPPGTKVRRIPVPDGNPFSQLFNFVSCPNYTYEFGSWLFFTVMTKCIPAGIFAVVGLYQMSVWALGKHRNYKKEFPDYPKGRKAILPFIL; translated from the exons ATGGAG ATAGAAATTTTGAGTACGTCTGGTTCAAAACCGCTAGGAAAAATTCGCGTAAATGAAGACGCTACTATCAAGAACGTGAAAGAAAAAATTCATCAAAGTCTTAAAACTTCTTTGTACCCGGATAGACAATCCATAAAACAAGAAGCAAAAGGTAGATCGCTAAAAGACGAAACCACTCTGAAGTCTCTAAACATTGATGATGGTGCAAAACTGTACTTACAAGATCTTGGACCTCAGATTTCCTGGAAGAATGTGTTCTTGGCTGAATACGCTGGACCGCTATTTGTTTACCTATGGGCGTACCAAAGGCCCTGGATATTGTATGGAAATGTGACGTCATCACCTGGTACTGTGGCAAG TTTGGCAGCAATTTGTTGGTCAGTTCACTATGGCAAACGTCTGTTTGAAACAATGTTCGTGCACCGTTTCTCGCACGGAACCATGCCGTTAAGAAACCTCTTCAAGAACTGTGCATACTATTGGCTGTTCACACTATACATTGCCTACCATATCAATCATCCACTCTTCACAGAGCCATGCAACGTTTGTGTGTATGTGGGCTTAGCAGGATTTGCG ATTTGTGAGTTGGGCAATTTCAGCATCCACATTTTATTGAAGAACCTTCGACCCCCTGGCACTAAAGTGAGGCGCATTCCAGTGCCCGACGGCAACCCTTTCTCTCAGCTCTTCAATTTTGTCTCCTGCCCCAACTATACTTACGAGTTCGGCTCATGGCTCTTCTTCACTGTTATGACGAAATGTATTCCTG CTGGAATATTTGCTGTGGTCGGACTGTACCAGATGTCGGTGTGGGCGCTCGGCAAACACCGCAACTACAAGAAGGAATTCCCTGACTACCCCAAAGGTCGGAAAGCAATTCTGCCATTCattctttaa